One Nicotiana tomentosiformis chromosome 4, ASM39032v3, whole genome shotgun sequence genomic window carries:
- the LOC104119473 gene encoding putative UDP-glucuronate:xylan alpha-glucuronosyltransferase 3: MRGSIIGASPSPIEPRQRLSVSTEETSKKRFLRSKVFRDGEKGLHSPTKNRNFTCKFPTLKLILGVIALGAFWTLWHSPTIYNTEYISSSSSRAALVHRGLSDDSSADPRYTSLLDIDWDQISRVIEKLADRHEYQGVGLLNFNDSEIDQLKQLLPDAEHVILNLDYVPNNMTWETLYPEWIDEEEEFEVPTCPSLPQIQFPGKPRIDLIVVKLPCKKSKDWYRDVARLHLQLAAARLAATNKGYHPVHVLLLTENFPTPNLFTCKELVVREGNAWLYEPNLNTLREKLNLPVGSCELAVPLKAKANWHSGNIRREAYATILHSAHVYVCGAIAAAQSIRLAGSTRDLVILVDETISDYHREGLAAAGWKIHTIQRIRNPKAEKDAYNEWNYSKFRLWQLTDYDKIIFIDADLLILRNIDFLFEMPEITAIGNNATLFNSGVMVVEPSNCTFQLLMDHINEIESYNGGDQGYLNEIFTWWHRIPKHMNFLKHYWEGDEEEKKEMKTRLFGADPPVLYVLHYLGLKPWLCFRDYDCNWNVEKLQEFASDVAHRTWWKVHDAMPENLHKYCLLRSKQKAALEWDRREAEKANYSDGHWKIKIKDSRLQTCFEDFCFWESMLWHWGETNWTDNATASPTPPTANTASLSSL; the protein is encoded by the exons CGAGGAAACAAGCAAAAAGAGGTTTTTGAGAAGTAAAGTTTTCAGAGATGGGGAGAAAGGCCTTCATAGCCCCACCAAAAACAGGAATTTCACATGCAAGTTCCCAACTTTAAAGCTCATATTGGGTGTTATTGCTCTGGGAGCATTTTGGACACTCTGGCATTCTCCAACAATTTATAACACGGAATACATATCTAGTTCAAGCTCTCG GGCTGCTTTGGTGCACAGAGGGTTGAGCGATGATTCTTCAGCTGACCCACGTTATACATCACTTTTAGATATTGATTGGGACCAAATTTCCAGAGTTATTGAGAAACTAGCCGATAGACATGAGTATCAGGGAGTAGGACTATTAAACTTCAACGACAGTGAAATCGATCAGTTGAAGCAGTTACTACCTGATGCTGAGCATGTGATCTTGAACCTAGATTACGTCCCGAACAATATGACATGGGAAACATTATATCCTGAATGGATAGATGAAGAAGAAGAGTTTGAGGTCCCCACTTGTCCCTCTTTACCCCAAATTCAGTTTCCGGGTAAACCAAGGATTGATCTTATAGTTGTAAAGCTTCCGTGCAAGAAGTCCAAGGACTGGTATAGAGATGTAGCTCGTTTGCACTTGCAGCTAGCAGCAGCAAGGCTGGCTGCCACTAATAAAGGGTATCATCCAGTACACGTGCTTCTTCTTACTGAGAATTTCCCAACGCCCAATCTGTTCACCTGTAAAGAGTTAGTTGTACGTGAAGGCAATGCATGGCTATATGAACCTAACCTGAACACTTTAAGAGAGAAGCTCAACCTCCCCGTTGGGTCATGTGAACTCGCAGTTCCTCTCAAGGCTAAAG CAAATTGGCACTCTGGAAATATAAGAAGAGAAGCCTATGCAACTATTCTCCACTCAGCACATGTTTATGTATGTGGGGCCATAGCTGCAGCTCAGAGTATCCGCTTGGCAGGTTCAACACGAGATCTTGTGATACTTGTTGATGAGACTATCAGCGACTACCACAGGGAAGGTTTGGCGGCTGCAGGGTGGAAAATCCACACAATACAAAGAATAAGGAATCCTAAAGCTGAAAAGGATGCCTACAACGAGtggaactatagcaaatttcgtCTCTGGCAGCTGACAGATTATGACAAAATCATCTTCATTGATGCAGATTTATTAATACTGAGAAATATTGATTTTCTCTTTGAGATGCCTGAAATAACCGCTATAGGAAATAATGCTACCCTTTTTAATTCAGGTGTGATGGTTGTTGAACCATCGAATTGCACATTTCAGTTGTTGATGGATCATATCAATGAGATTGAATCGTACAATGGTGGGGATCAGGGGTATTTGAACGAGATCTTCACATGGTGGCATAGGATCCCGAAACACATGAACTTTTTGAAACATTATTGGGAAGGTGATGAGGAGGAGAAGAAGGAAATGAAAACACGTCTTTTTGGTGCTGATCCTCCAGTTCTCTATGTCCTGCACTACTTGGGTCTGAAACCTTGGTTATGCTTCAGGGACTATGATTGTAACTGGAATGTGGAGAAATTGCAAGAGTTTGCAAGTGATGTGGCGCACAGGACATGGTGGAAGGTCCACGATGCAATGCCAGAGAACTTGCATAAATACTGTTTACTTAGGTCTAAACAGAAGGCTGCACTGGAGTGGGATCGAAGGGAAGCTGAGAAAGCCAACTATTCAGATGGTCATTGGAAGATCAAGATAAAGGATTCACGTTTGCAGACTTGTTTTGAAGATTTTTGCTTCTGGGAAAGCATGTTATGGCACTGGGGCGAAACGAACTGGACAGATAATGCCACTGCTTCTCCAACACCTCCCACGGCCAATACTGCTTCACTTTCTTCTTTATAG